The Ramlibacter pinisoli genome segment CGCGCACGAGTTCGGCCGCGAACTGCCCCGGGGTGCGACCCAGGGGGACCAGGTATGACCCGTCTTCGCAACTGGCGCCTCGCGCCGCTGGCCGCCGCCCTGCTGGCCGGCTGCTCCTTCATCCCGACCTACGAACGCCCGGCGGCGCCGGTGCCGGCCGCCTACGGCCACCCGAGCGCCACCGAGGGCCTGCCGGCCGCGCAGCTCGAGTGGCAGCAGTTCTTCACCGACCCGCACCTGCGCGAGCTGATCACGGTCTCGCTGTCGGACAACCGCGACCTGCGGGTGGCCATCGCCAGCGTCGAACAGGCACGCGCGCAGTACGACATCCGCAACGCCGACCGCTACCCCACCATCGGCGCCGCCGCTGCCGCCACGCGCCAGCCCAACACCAACGGCAACGGCCAGCAGGTCACCCTGTACACGGCCGGCCTGGCGCTGGCGACCTGGGAGCTCGATTTCTTCGGCCGCGTCGCCGCGCTCAGCCAGACGGCGCTGGCGCAGTTCCTGGCCACCGAGGAAGGCCGCAAGTCGGCGCAGACCATCCTGGTGAGCGCCGTCGCCAACACCTGGCTGGCCGTGGTCGCCGACGAGGAGCTGCTCACGTTCACGCGCCAGACGCTGGACACGCGCGAGGAGACCTTCCGCCTGACCAAGCTGCGCTTCGACAACGGCGTGTCCAGCGAGCTGGACCTGCGCCAGGCGCAGTCGCTGGTGGAGTCGTCGCGGGCCGCGCTTGCGCAGCAGGAGCGCCAGCGCTCGCTGGACATCAACGCGCTGTCGCTGCTGATCGGGCGCCCGCTGCCGCCCGACTACCGCAGCGGCACCACCATGGCCACCGTGTTGCTGGCCGACGTGCCGGCCGGCATGCCGTCGGACGTCATCGCCAGCCGGCCCGACGTGCGCGCGGCCGAGCAGCAGCTGCTGGCGGCCAACGCCAACATCGGCGCTGCGCGGGCGGCGTTCTTCCCGCGCATCACGCTCACCGCCAGCGCCGGCCGCGCCAGCTCGCAGCTGTCGGGCCTGTTCGACAGCACGGGCGTGTGGGCCTACACCGTGGCACCGCAGCTGCTGCTGCCGATCTTCGACGCCGGCCGCAACCAGGCCGGCCTGGCCTCGGCCAATGCGACGCGCGACATCGCGGTGGCGCAGTACGAGCGCTCGATCCAGGTCGCCTTCCGCGAGGTGAGCGATGCGCTGGCCGGCCGCCTGACGCTGCTGGACCAGCTGCAGGCGCTGATCAACGTGGCCGAGGCGGAGACGGTGCGGTCGCGCCTGCTGCAGCTGCGCTACAACGCCGGCGTGTCCAGCTCGCTCGACCTGCTGGATGCCCAGCGGGCCCTGTTCACCGCCCGCACGGCCGAAATCCAGACACGGCTGCTGCGCCTGCAGAACCAGGTTCAGCTGTACCGCGCGCTGGGCGGTGGCTGGACGGACACGGCGGTGTCGGCTCGCTGAACGCGTTCGCGAGAAGGCTTTCGCAGCCGCGGTGCCGGTGATCCGGCAGCGCGAGCTGGAGGGACGCAGGCCCGACGGCTTCTCGAACCAGATCAGCGTGGGGGCCGGGATCCGGCCGGTGCTGCAGGCCCTCGAGCAGCGGCTCGACGGCGCGGACGCGGCGGCGAAGTGAGCACCGCCTCAGCGGCGCTGGCTGCCCTGGAACGCCGGGTTGCCTTCGCTGCCGCGCGGTGGCAGGTGGCGGAACATGATGCGGCCCTTGTTCAGGTCGTAGGGCGACAGTTCCAGCGTGACATAGTCGCCCGCGATGATGCGGATGTGGTTCTTGCGCATCTTGCCGCCGCTGTAGGCGATGAGCGTGTGGCCGTTCTCCAGCACCACGCGGTAGCGTGAATCGGGCAGGACTTCCTCCACCCGCCCGCGCATCTCGATCAATTCTTCCTTGGCCATGGCCAACTCCCTTTCGGCTCCTGACTTGACGTGGCCGAGGGGAAAGACGGCCCGAAGACGTCCTCGATTGTAGTCGCCGCAACAGTGGGTGGCCATCCGCAGGCCGCGCGCGGGCTCAGCCTTCCGCGGTGGCCGCGTCGAGGGCAGCCACGGTTTCCTCGTCCAGCGGCAGCCGGGCGGCCTCCACCAGGTCGCGCAGCTGCGCCAGGCTGGTCGCACTGGCGATGGGCGCCACGATGCCGGGCCGCGCCAGCAGCCAGGCGATGGCGACCCGGCCCGGCGTGCTGCCGGTGCGGCGGGCCACCTCGTCCAGCGCGGCCAGGATGCGCAGCCCGCGGTCGTTGAGGTACTTGGCGGTGGTGGCGGCCCCGCGCGGGCTCTTGGCGGCGTCGGCCGCGTCGCGGTACTTGCCGGTGAGGAAGCCGGCCGCCAGGGCGTAGTAGCTGATCACGCCCACGCTCTCGCGCACGCACAGCGGCTGCAGTTCGCGCTCGTACACGGCGCGGTCGTACAGGTTGTACAGCGGCTGCAGGGTCTCGAAGCGCGGCAGGCCCAGGCGCCGGCTGGTCTCGAGCGCCTGCTGCAGGCGGGCCGCGCTGTAGTTGGAGGCGCCGATCACGCGCACCTTGCCCTCCTTGACCAGCGCCCCGAACGCCTCCAGCGTCTCCTCCAGCGGGGTGGACTCATCGTCCTTGTGGGCCTGGTACAGGTCGATGTGGTCGGTGCGCAGGCGGCGCAGCGAGTCCTCCACGGCACGCCGGATGTAGGCCGGCTTCAGGCCGACCCTGCCGTCGCCCATGTCCATGCCGACCTTGGTGGCCAGCACGACCTTCTCGCGCCGGCCGCCCTGCTGCAGCCACTTGCCGATCACCGTCTCCGACTCGCCGCCGGCGTGGCCCGGGGCCCAGCGCGAATAGACGTCGGCCGTGTCGATGAAGTTGAAGCCCGCATCCAGCCAGGCATCCAGCAGCGAGAACGAGGTCTTCTCGTCGGCCGTCCAGCCCAGCACGTTGCCGCCGAAGCACAGGGGCGAGACCAGCAGGGAAGAGCGGCCGAGGGGGTGCAGCGACATGGCGAAGGTCCCGGGGGAAAAAAGGAAGGCGATTGTGGTCCGCTTCCGGTTTTGGCGCCGGCACCGGCGCCGGCGAACCGGATGAGCGTCAGCATTTGTCCTACGTGCGCATGAGAAGCTCATCCCTAGAATGATCAGGCCCCATTCGGTGGCGCTCCCCTTCCATGCCCATGACAACACAAAGCCAGACCGTGCTCGGCCTCCTGACCCAGCACGAAGACCAGATCATTGCCGAATGGCTCCAGCAGGTCGACACGACCGGGGCCCGGCTGACGGACACGGCACGACGAGGCTTGCAGGGCGAAGCCACCGAGATTCTTCGCAACGTCCGCGCCGGCCTGGAGGCCGGGGGCGATCCGGAGCAGTTCGAGACCGGAGCCTGGGAAGCCCTGCGCAACTCGCTGGCCACCCTGTCGCGCTCGCGCGCGGCGCAGGGCGAGTCGGCCGCCGACACCAGCAACTTCGTGCTGACATTCAAGCGGCCCACGTTCGGCGTTCTCCAGCGGTCCGTGCCGGACCCGGCGCTGCAGGTCGCGGGGATCTGGCTGCTGTCGTCGCTGGTCGACCGCATGGCGCAGTGGACCGTCTCGACCTACCAGCAGACGCGCGAGGACATCATCCGCCGCCAGCAGCAGGACCTGCTGGAGCTGTCGACGCCGGTGATCAAGCTGTGGGAAGGCGTGCTGGCCGTCCCCATGATCGGGACGCTCGACTCCAGCCGCACCCAGATGGTGATGGAGACGCTGCTGCAGCGCATCGTCGAGACCGGCTCCACGCTGGCCATCATCGACATCACCGGCGTGCCCACCGTCGACACACTGGTGGCGCAGCACCTGCTCAAGACCGTGAGCGCCATCCGCCTCATGGGCGCCGAATGCCTCATCAGCGGCATCCGGCCGCAGATCGCGCAGACCATCGTGCACCTGGGCATTGACCTGCAGGGCATCACCTCGAAGTCGA includes the following:
- a CDS encoding efflux transporter outer membrane subunit, which codes for MTRLRNWRLAPLAAALLAGCSFIPTYERPAAPVPAAYGHPSATEGLPAAQLEWQQFFTDPHLRELITVSLSDNRDLRVAIASVEQARAQYDIRNADRYPTIGAAAAATRQPNTNGNGQQVTLYTAGLALATWELDFFGRVAALSQTALAQFLATEEGRKSAQTILVSAVANTWLAVVADEELLTFTRQTLDTREETFRLTKLRFDNGVSSELDLRQAQSLVESSRAALAQQERQRSLDINALSLLIGRPLPPDYRSGTTMATVLLADVPAGMPSDVIASRPDVRAAEQQLLAANANIGAARAAFFPRITLTASAGRASSQLSGLFDSTGVWAYTVAPQLLLPIFDAGRNQAGLASANATRDIAVAQYERSIQVAFREVSDALAGRLTLLDQLQALINVAEAETVRSRLLQLRYNAGVSSSLDLLDAQRALFTARTAEIQTRLLRLQNQVQLYRALGGGWTDTAVSAR
- the infA gene encoding translation initiation factor IF-1, giving the protein MAKEELIEMRGRVEEVLPDSRYRVVLENGHTLIAYSGGKMRKNHIRIIAGDYVTLELSPYDLNKGRIMFRHLPPRGSEGNPAFQGSQRR
- a CDS encoding aldo/keto reductase, with protein sequence MSLHPLGRSSLLVSPLCFGGNVLGWTADEKTSFSLLDAWLDAGFNFIDTADVYSRWAPGHAGGESETVIGKWLQQGGRREKVVLATKVGMDMGDGRVGLKPAYIRRAVEDSLRRLRTDHIDLYQAHKDDESTPLEETLEAFGALVKEGKVRVIGASNYSAARLQQALETSRRLGLPRFETLQPLYNLYDRAVYERELQPLCVRESVGVISYYALAAGFLTGKYRDAADAAKSPRGAATTAKYLNDRGLRILAALDEVARRTGSTPGRVAIAWLLARPGIVAPIASATSLAQLRDLVEAARLPLDEETVAALDAATAEG
- a CDS encoding STAS domain-containing protein; this translates as MTTQSQTVLGLLTQHEDQIIAEWLQQVDTTGARLTDTARRGLQGEATEILRNVRAGLEAGGDPEQFETGAWEALRNSLATLSRSRAAQGESAADTSNFVLTFKRPTFGVLQRSVPDPALQVAGIWLLSSLVDRMAQWTVSTYQQTREDIIRRQQQDLLELSTPVIKLWEGVLAVPMIGTLDSSRTQMVMETLLQRIVETGSTLAIIDITGVPTVDTLVAQHLLKTVSAIRLMGAECLISGIRPQIAQTIVHLGIDLQGITSKSNLADALALALQQRGYTITKTD